One genomic segment of Homo sapiens chromosome 14, GRCh38.p14 Primary Assembly includes these proteins:
- the BDKRB2 gene encoding B2 bradykinin receptor gives MFSPWKISMFLSVREDSVPTTASFSADMLNVTLQGPTLNGTFAQSKCPQVEWLGWLNTIQPPFLWVLFVLATLENIFVLSVFCLHKSSCTVAEIYLGNLAAADLILACGLPFWAITISNNFDWLFGETLCRVVNAIISMNLYSSICFLMLVSIDRYLALVKTMSMGRMRGVRWAKLYSLVIWGCTLLLSSPMLVFRTMKEYSDEGHNVTACVISYPSLIWEVFTNMLLNVVGFLLPLSVITFCTMQIMQVLRNNEMQKFKEIQTERRATVLVLVVLLLFIICWLPFQISTFLDTLHRLGILSSCQDERIIDVITQIASFMAYSNSCLNPLVYVIVGKRFRKKSWEVYQGVCQKGGCRSEPIQMENSMGTLRTSISVERQIHKLQDWAGSRQ, from the exons ATGTTCTCTCCCTGGAAGATATCAATGTTTCTGTCTGTTCGTGAGGACTCCGTGCCCACCACGGCCTCTTTCAG CGCCGACATGCTCAATGTCACCTTGCAAGGGCCCACTCTTAACGGGACCTTTGCCCAGAGCAAATGCCCCCAAGTGGAGTGGCTGGGCTGGCTCAACACCATCCAGCCCCCCTTCCTCTGGGTGCTGTTCGTGCTGGCCACCCTAGAGAACATCTTTGTCCTCAGCGTCTTCTGCCTGCACAAGAGCAGCTGCACGGTGGCAGAGATCTACCTGGGGAACCTGGCCGCAGCAGACCTGATCCTGGCCTGCGGGCTGCCCTTCTGGGCCATCACCATCTCCAACAACTTCGACTGGCTCTTTGGGGAGACGCTCTGCCGCGTGGTGAATGCCATTATCTCCATGAACCTGTACAGCAGCATCTGTTTCCTGATGCTGGTGAGCATCGACCGCTACCTGGCCCTGGTGAAAACCATGTCCATGGGCCGGATGCGCGGCGTGCGCTGGGCCAAGCTCTACAGCTTGGTGATCTGGGGGTGTACGCTGCTCCTGAGCTCACCCATGCTGGTGTTCCGGACCATGAAGGAGTACAGCGATGAGGGCCACAACGTCACCGCTTGTGTCATCAGCTACCCATCCCTCATCTGGGAAGTGTTCaccaacatgctcctgaatgtcGTGGGCTTCCTGCTGCCCCTGAGTGTCATCACCTTCTGCACGATGCAGATCATGCAGGTGCTGCGGAACAACGAGATGCAGAAGTTCAAGGAGATCCAGACAGAGAGGAGGGCCACGGTGCTAGTCCTGGTTGTGCTGCTGCTATTCATCATCTGCTGGCTGCCCTTCCAGATCAGCACCTTCCTGGATACGCTGCATCGCCTCGGCATCCTCTCCAGCTGCCAGGACGAGCGCATCATCGATGTAATCACACAGATCGCCTCCTTCATGGCCTACAGCAACAGCTGCCTCAACCCACTGGTGTACGTGATCGTGGGCAAGCGCTTCCGAAAGAAGTCTTGGGAGGTGTACCAGGGAGTGTGCCAGAAAGGGGGCTGCAGGTCAGAACCCATTCAGATGGAGAACTCCATGGGCACACTGCGGACCTCCATCTCCGTGGAACGCCAGATTCACAAACTGCAGGACTGGGCAGGGAGCAGACAGTGA